One genomic window of Monodelphis domestica isolate mMonDom1 chromosome 1, mMonDom1.pri, whole genome shotgun sequence includes the following:
- the FZD3 gene encoding frizzled-3 isoform X1, translating to MAISWIFFYLWSMTMFVGYLRGHSLFSCEPITLRMCQDLPYNTTFMPNLLNHYDQQTAALAMEPFHPMVNLDCSRDFRPFLCALYAPICMEYGRVTLPCRRLCQRAYSECSKLMEMFGVPWPEDMECSRFPDCDEPYPRLVDLNLAGEPTEGAPVAVQRDYGFWCPRELKIDPDLGYSFLHVRDCSPPCPNMYFRREELSFARYFIGLISIICLSATLFTFLTFLIDVTRFRYPERPIIFYAVCYMMVSLIFFIGFLLEDRVACNASSPAQYKASTVTQGSHNKACTMLFMVLYFFTMAGSVWWVILTITWFLAAVPKWGSEAIEKKALLFHASAWGIPGTLTIILLAMNKIEGDNISGVCFVGLYDVDALRYFVLAPLCLYVVVGVSLLLAGIISLNRVRIEIPLEKENQDKLVKFMIRIGVFSILYLVPLLVVIGCYFYEQAYRGIWETTWIQERCREYHIPCPYQVTQMSRPDLILFLMKYLMALIVGIPSIFWVGSKKTCFEWASFFHGRRKKEMVNESRQVLQEPDFAQSLLRDPNTPIIRKSRGTSTQGTSTHASSTQLAMVDDQRSKAGSVHSKVSSYHGSLHRSRDGRYTPCSYRGMEERLPHGSMSRLTDHSRHSSSHRLNEQSRHSSVRDLTNNPMTHITHGTSMNRVIEEDGTSA from the exons TGGTGAATCTGGATTGTTCCCGAGATTTCCGTCCATTTCTCTGTGCACTGTATGCTCCCATATGTATGGAATATGGACGTGTTACACTACCCTGTCGTAGGCTATGCCAGCGAGCATACAGTGAATGTTCTAAACTTATGGAAATGTTTGGTGTTCCTTGGCCAGAAGATATGGAATGTAGTAG GTTTCCAGACTGTGATGAACCCTATCCTCGCCTGGTAGATCTGAATTTAGCTGGAGAACCAACTGAAGGAGCCCCAGTGGCAGTTCAAAGAGACTATGGTTTCTGGTGTCCTCGAGAGCTGAAAATTGATCCTGATCTGGGCTATTCTTTTCTTCATGTGCGTGATTGTTCACCTCCTTGTCCAAATATGTACTTTAGACGAGAAGAACTTTCATTTGCTCGATATTTTATAGGATTGATTTCCATCATTTGCCTCTCTGCCACATTGTttacttttttaacttttttaatcgATGTGACAAGATTCCGCTATCCTGAAAGGCCTATTATTTTTTACGCTGTCTGCTACATGATGGTGTCATTAATCTTCTTCATTGGGTTTTTGCTTGAGGACCGAGTAGCCTGCAATGCATCTAGCCCTGCCCAGTACAAGGCTTCCACGGTGACCCAAGGATCTCACAATAAAGCCTGCACTATGCTTTTCATGGTGCTCTATTTCTTTACCATGGCTGGCAGTGTCTGGTGGGTCATACTCACCATCACATGGTTTTTGGCAGCTGTGCCAAAGTGGGGAAGTGAAGCTATTGAGAAGAAAGCATTACTTTTTCATGCCAGTGCATGGGGCATTCCTGGAACCCTCACTATCATTCTTTTAGCtatgaataaaattgaaggtgACAATATCAGTGGCGTATGTTTTGTTGGCCTCTACGATGTTGATGCATTGAGATACTTTGTTCTGGCTCCCCTCTGCCTCTATGTGGTAGTTGGAGTTTCTCTTCTATTAGCTGGTATTATATCCTTGAACAGGGTTCGCATTGAGATtccactagaaaaggaaaatcaagacAAGTTGGTGAAGTTCATGATCCGGATTGGTGTGTTCAGTATTCTGTATCTTGTACCACTCTTGGTTGTAATTGGATGCTATTTTTATGAGCAAGCTTACCGTGGCATATGGGAAACAACATGGATACAAGAACGCTGCagagaatatcacattccatgtcCCTATCAG GTTACTCAAATGAGTCGGCCAGATCTAATTCTCTTTCTAATGAAGTATTTAATGGCTCTCATAGTTGgtattccttccattttttggGTTGGAAGCAAAAAGACATGTTTTGAATGGGCCAGCTTTTTTCATGGACGCAGGAAAAAGGa GATGGTAAATGAGAGTCGCCAGGTACTTCAGGAACCTGATTTTGCCCAGTCCCTTTTGAGGGATCCCAACACTCCTATTATTCGAAAATCAAGAGGAACTTCCACCCAGGGAACATCCACACATGCCTCTTCTACCCAGCTGGCTATGGTGGATGATCAGAGGAGCAAAGCAGGGAGTGTCCACAGCAAAGTGAGCAGCTACCATGGCAGTCTTCACCGATCTCGTGATGGCAG GTACACTCCTTGCAGTTAcagagggatggaggaaagaCTCCCTCATGGCAGCATGTCACGTCTAACAGATCACTCCAGACACAGTAGTTCTCACCGGCTCAATGAGCAGTCACGGCATAGCAGCGTCAGAGATCTCACTAATAACCCCATGACTCACATCACCCATGGGACCAGCATGAATCGGGTTATTGAAGAAGATGGAACCAGTGCTTGA
- the FZD3 gene encoding frizzled-3 isoform X2 has product MVNLDCSRDFRPFLCALYAPICMEYGRVTLPCRRLCQRAYSECSKLMEMFGVPWPEDMECSRFPDCDEPYPRLVDLNLAGEPTEGAPVAVQRDYGFWCPRELKIDPDLGYSFLHVRDCSPPCPNMYFRREELSFARYFIGLISIICLSATLFTFLTFLIDVTRFRYPERPIIFYAVCYMMVSLIFFIGFLLEDRVACNASSPAQYKASTVTQGSHNKACTMLFMVLYFFTMAGSVWWVILTITWFLAAVPKWGSEAIEKKALLFHASAWGIPGTLTIILLAMNKIEGDNISGVCFVGLYDVDALRYFVLAPLCLYVVVGVSLLLAGIISLNRVRIEIPLEKENQDKLVKFMIRIGVFSILYLVPLLVVIGCYFYEQAYRGIWETTWIQERCREYHIPCPYQVTQMSRPDLILFLMKYLMALIVGIPSIFWVGSKKTCFEWASFFHGRRKKEMVNESRQVLQEPDFAQSLLRDPNTPIIRKSRGTSTQGTSTHASSTQLAMVDDQRSKAGSVHSKVSSYHGSLHRSRDGRYTPCSYRGMEERLPHGSMSRLTDHSRHSSSHRLNEQSRHSSVRDLTNNPMTHITHGTSMNRVIEEDGTSA; this is encoded by the exons TGGTGAATCTGGATTGTTCCCGAGATTTCCGTCCATTTCTCTGTGCACTGTATGCTCCCATATGTATGGAATATGGACGTGTTACACTACCCTGTCGTAGGCTATGCCAGCGAGCATACAGTGAATGTTCTAAACTTATGGAAATGTTTGGTGTTCCTTGGCCAGAAGATATGGAATGTAGTAG GTTTCCAGACTGTGATGAACCCTATCCTCGCCTGGTAGATCTGAATTTAGCTGGAGAACCAACTGAAGGAGCCCCAGTGGCAGTTCAAAGAGACTATGGTTTCTGGTGTCCTCGAGAGCTGAAAATTGATCCTGATCTGGGCTATTCTTTTCTTCATGTGCGTGATTGTTCACCTCCTTGTCCAAATATGTACTTTAGACGAGAAGAACTTTCATTTGCTCGATATTTTATAGGATTGATTTCCATCATTTGCCTCTCTGCCACATTGTttacttttttaacttttttaatcgATGTGACAAGATTCCGCTATCCTGAAAGGCCTATTATTTTTTACGCTGTCTGCTACATGATGGTGTCATTAATCTTCTTCATTGGGTTTTTGCTTGAGGACCGAGTAGCCTGCAATGCATCTAGCCCTGCCCAGTACAAGGCTTCCACGGTGACCCAAGGATCTCACAATAAAGCCTGCACTATGCTTTTCATGGTGCTCTATTTCTTTACCATGGCTGGCAGTGTCTGGTGGGTCATACTCACCATCACATGGTTTTTGGCAGCTGTGCCAAAGTGGGGAAGTGAAGCTATTGAGAAGAAAGCATTACTTTTTCATGCCAGTGCATGGGGCATTCCTGGAACCCTCACTATCATTCTTTTAGCtatgaataaaattgaaggtgACAATATCAGTGGCGTATGTTTTGTTGGCCTCTACGATGTTGATGCATTGAGATACTTTGTTCTGGCTCCCCTCTGCCTCTATGTGGTAGTTGGAGTTTCTCTTCTATTAGCTGGTATTATATCCTTGAACAGGGTTCGCATTGAGATtccactagaaaaggaaaatcaagacAAGTTGGTGAAGTTCATGATCCGGATTGGTGTGTTCAGTATTCTGTATCTTGTACCACTCTTGGTTGTAATTGGATGCTATTTTTATGAGCAAGCTTACCGTGGCATATGGGAAACAACATGGATACAAGAACGCTGCagagaatatcacattccatgtcCCTATCAG GTTACTCAAATGAGTCGGCCAGATCTAATTCTCTTTCTAATGAAGTATTTAATGGCTCTCATAGTTGgtattccttccattttttggGTTGGAAGCAAAAAGACATGTTTTGAATGGGCCAGCTTTTTTCATGGACGCAGGAAAAAGGa GATGGTAAATGAGAGTCGCCAGGTACTTCAGGAACCTGATTTTGCCCAGTCCCTTTTGAGGGATCCCAACACTCCTATTATTCGAAAATCAAGAGGAACTTCCACCCAGGGAACATCCACACATGCCTCTTCTACCCAGCTGGCTATGGTGGATGATCAGAGGAGCAAAGCAGGGAGTGTCCACAGCAAAGTGAGCAGCTACCATGGCAGTCTTCACCGATCTCGTGATGGCAG GTACACTCCTTGCAGTTAcagagggatggaggaaagaCTCCCTCATGGCAGCATGTCACGTCTAACAGATCACTCCAGACACAGTAGTTCTCACCGGCTCAATGAGCAGTCACGGCATAGCAGCGTCAGAGATCTCACTAATAACCCCATGACTCACATCACCCATGGGACCAGCATGAATCGGGTTATTGAAGAAGATGGAACCAGTGCTTGA